A segment of the Syntrophales bacterium genome:
TTCCAATGACCATCAAATCAACATCGCTTCCAGCCATTTCTTCATGGCGGGCAATGGACCCGAATACAAACGCTATGTTAATGTTCGAATCCTCTCTTAATGCGTTTTTAAGAATATCCACCAACCCAATTGTTTTCAGGACAAGACTCTGGATATCAGGATAAAGAGGATGCTCCTTGTTGGATCGATAGTAAAGGCGGTTCCCATCTTTTCGCTTCTTAACCAGGTCCAGGCGCAACAGTTTTTTCAATTCTGTTTGTATCGTCCCTATGGCATATCCCGAACGCCTTTCAATCTCACGCATGTGCAACTCTTCGGTAATTGTTCCGAAGAGCAGACGAAATATCTCCGCACGAATCTTAGATGATAATATTTCCGCTAAAGCATTCATAATGTATGCCTATATCATACAATTGTATGGTTGTGCAATACAAACAGATTACAGTTCTCCAGCAAATACTCGATAAAAGGAAATAGCACTCTCAATTAAGACATGTTCGCAAAGAATCTTGAGTTTTTGAGGCGATTGATGGGTGAATAATTCCTGCTTGCCCTGTGCTTCACTCAAATTGGCCAGATACCAACTGGTAACGGTGGAAATTGTGAATGGCTCAGCAGAAAATTGTCGCAATGTCAGCATAACAGTCAAAATATCAAGAACCATCAAACAGGTTTAGTTGCTTGTCCTGCTCTTTTTCCTTCTTTTTCTTATCCTCGGCAATC
Coding sequences within it:
- a CDS encoding nucleotidyltransferase domain-containing protein encodes the protein MNALAEILSSKIRAEIFRLLFGTITEELHMREIERRSGYAIGTIQTELKKLLRLDLVKKRKDGNRLYYRSNKEHPLYPDIQSLVLKTIGLVDILKNALREDSNINIAFVFGSIARHEEMAGSDVDLMVIGRLGLRKLTGMLSGLPEKIGREINPHVLSVNEFVKRKTNREHFITQVLEAPKIFIIGNKNELESMG